One Spirochaetales bacterium genomic region harbors:
- a CDS encoding glutathione S-transferase N-terminal domain-containing protein: MAIIVYSTPACGFCGKVKDYLKEKGVKFTEYNVANDRQKAEEMVRKSGQMGVPVVDINGKIIVGFNKPEIDKALK; encoded by the coding sequence ATGGCTATTATCGTTTATTCGACCCCCGCATGCGGATTCTGCGGAAAGGTGAAAGACTACCTGAAGGAAAAAGGAGTCAAATTCACCGAATACAATGTCGCGAATGACAGACAAAAAGCGGAAGAAATGGTGAGAAAATCGGGGCAGATGGGTGTCCCGGTCGTCGATATCAACGGCAAGATCATCGTGGGATTCAACAAACCGGAAATCGATAAGGCACTCAAATAG
- a CDS encoding serine hydrolase, with amino-acid sequence MKINKKQTGSPYDLRHTCRFSSFNFLIILVLSIVTGCTQCSSAPDPEVLAKIDYTPHVQDDGWKTSTPEEQGVDPMLLARLYYNAMNVESIYGLLVVKNGFIIAEDYYNKGAIWIKNSLQSVTKSFVSALVGIAVQQGHITGINEKMMSFFPELAARIKDERKKQITIRHMLQMRAGYPWEESTPKLFELLYHGFRPSDLIDVPLIKDPGSSFHYSNLTSHLLGVIVARAVKTDLRAFAGEHLFSPLGIDPGKWTQDWEGYYLGHAELHLTARDMAKFGLLYLNDGAYNGAQIVPAAWIAESLEVYSKNAWQYHVGRNFRDIGYGYQWWSVTSGKHTYSLAWGHGGQQIAFLKKLNMVIVVAADPQYGKHGDTSWRHERANLNLVADFITTLPEE; translated from the coding sequence ATGAAAATAAACAAAAAACAAACCGGCAGTCCATATGACCTGCGTCATACATGCCGATTCTCTTCTTTTAATTTTCTTATCATCCTTGTTCTTTCCATAGTAACCGGCTGTACGCAATGCAGCTCCGCACCGGACCCGGAAGTCCTTGCGAAAATCGATTACACACCGCATGTACAGGACGACGGCTGGAAAACATCCACTCCCGAAGAACAGGGTGTCGATCCGATGCTGCTTGCGCGGCTTTATTACAATGCGATGAACGTCGAGTCGATATACGGCCTTCTTGTCGTAAAAAACGGCTTTATTATCGCAGAAGACTATTACAACAAGGGCGCGATCTGGATAAAGAACAGCCTGCAGTCGGTAACGAAAAGCTTCGTTTCCGCGCTGGTGGGAATTGCCGTACAACAGGGGCACATCACGGGAATAAACGAGAAGATGATGTCATTCTTTCCGGAACTGGCCGCACGCATAAAGGACGAACGCAAAAAACAAATTACGATACGGCACATGCTTCAGATGCGCGCCGGGTACCCCTGGGAGGAGTCGACCCCGAAATTATTCGAACTCCTGTATCACGGATTCCGGCCCTCCGATCTGATCGATGTGCCCCTCATTAAGGACCCGGGGTCTTCGTTTCACTACAGCAACCTGACATCACACCTTTTGGGCGTCATTGTCGCAAGGGCGGTGAAAACCGATCTCAGGGCGTTTGCCGGAGAACATCTTTTTTCACCGCTCGGCATCGATCCCGGAAAATGGACGCAGGACTGGGAAGGGTATTACCTCGGTCACGCCGAACTCCACCTGACAGCCCGCGATATGGCGAAATTCGGCCTGCTGTATCTCAATGACGGTGCGTATAACGGCGCACAGATCGTGCCCGCCGCCTGGATCGCCGAATCGCTTGAAGTGTATTCAAAAAACGCGTGGCAGTACCACGTCGGCAGGAACTTCCGGGATATCGGCTACGGGTATCAATGGTGGTCGGTCACGTCGGGGAAGCATACCTACAGTCTCGCGTGGGGACACGGCGGCCAGCAGATCGCGTTTTTAAAAAAGCTGAATATGGTCATTGTCGTTGCGGCTGATCCCCAGTATGGGAAACACGGCGATACATCGTGGAGGCATGAAAGAGCGAACCTCAATCTGGTCGCCGATTTCATCACAACACTCCCGGAGGAATAA
- a CDS encoding winged helix-turn-helix transcriptional regulator → MKTTDKGLTLQEITVIDLIKGYPRITRKEMADKLGLSEDGIRYHTDKLKKIGLLKRVGGKKAGYREVVDRLL, encoded by the coding sequence ATGAAAACTACCGATAAGGGATTAACCCTACAAGAAATAACAGTAATTGATTTGATTAAAGGATATCCCAGGATAACCCGGAAAGAAATGGCAGATAAATTAGGACTTTCAGAAGATGGTATCCGGTATCATACTGACAAATTGAAGAAAATAGGTCTTTTAAAGCGTGTTGGAGGGAAGAAGGCTGGCTACCGGGAGGTTGTGGATAGGTTATTGTAA
- a CDS encoding helix-turn-helix transcriptional regulator, producing MGRNMDKKKKDFSIIIKEIRKQLDFSQEDLARELGVSFAVINRWENGQTSPSRLAMKQFNDFIGEMTENGKLTLGEMK from the coding sequence ATGGGAAGAAATATGGATAAAAAGAAAAAAGATTTCTCCATAATAATCAAGGAAATCAGAAAGCAACTGGATTTCAGCCAGGAAGACCTAGCCCGCGAACTCGGGGTGAGTTTTGCTGTGATCAACCGGTGGGAAAACGGGCAGACGTCTCCTTCGAGGCTGGCCATGAAACAGTTTAATGATTTTATCGGAGAGATGACGGAAAACGGAAAACTGACACTCGGGGAGATGAAATAG
- a CDS encoding glycosyltransferase, giving the protein MVIIDDCSPCEDSKRSLIEIKNKNSENIEIIFNDENRGPGYCRNKGIEWAWHNKSPIVLFNDSDDISHKDRLHTVRNVFISNPETDVIYSTFKVIDENAEEVQTSKITESILEILESHKQKPPEGKNVWIDIATRYGYINLTSCTSVKTNLAYEIPFPEYWCSEDAHTWLRYSASGGGFYYSPDIPSLYRIPQNIKGSSSRSREGGDSFYKKLREVLDEAFRESMKIALKKKSISNDETDDLYIKFYLKLAETMKREKQIEIADQLIS; this is encoded by the coding sequence ATAGTAATAATTGACGACTGTTCTCCATGTGAGGATTCAAAAAGAAGCCTGATTGAAATTAAAAACAAAAATTCGGAAAATATCGAGATTATATTCAACGACGAAAATCGAGGTCCCGGATACTGTAGAAATAAGGGTATCGAATGGGCATGGCATAACAAGTCTCCGATTGTGTTGTTCAATGACAGCGATGATATTTCACATAAAGACAGACTGCATACTGTACGAAATGTGTTTATAAGCAACCCTGAAACGGATGTTATTTATTCGACATTCAAGGTAATCGATGAAAATGCCGAAGAAGTTCAGACATCGAAAATTACCGAATCAATCCTTGAGATACTGGAATCTCATAAGCAAAAACCACCTGAAGGAAAAAATGTCTGGATAGATATTGCAACCAGATATGGATATATAAATTTAACATCCTGTACAAGTGTCAAAACGAATCTTGCGTATGAAATCCCGTTTCCGGAATATTGGTGTTCGGAAGATGCGCATACCTGGTTGAGATATTCTGCATCGGGTGGCGGGTTTTATTATTCACCTGATATTCCATCATTATACAGAATCCCGCAAAATATAAAGGGATCTTCTTCTCGATCACGGGAAGGGGGCGATTCATTTTATAAAAAGCTTCGGGAAGTACTGGATGAAGCATTTCGCGAATCGATGAAAATTGCATTAAAAAAAAAGAGTATATCGAATGATGAAACAGACGATCTGTACATTAAATTCTATCTTAAATTGGCAGAGACTATGAAAAGAGAAAAACAAATCGAAATTGCGGATCAATTAATAAGTTAA
- a CDS encoding alpha-D-ribose 1-methylphosphonate 5-triphosphate diphosphatase, whose protein sequence is MGREKVFFNAKLVLPEECVKGTLVIEGGKIKSVADEKTACRSGIDCKGDYLLPGLIEIHTDNLEKHAVPRPGIFWPSLTASIIAHDNQILGSGITTVLDAIAIGFDDSSEYRFRILDKSIQGISHAGKYGILRADHFLHLRCELPSSTVADLFDRYVNDPLVALVSVMDHTPGQRQWRDLLKWRIFNRDKNWSDADARAVIEQRRSLQKRYADKNRRRILAGALERNLPVASHDDTTKRDCVEACKSGVGISEFPTTYEAALKAKELGMRVVMGAPNMVRGESHSGNISAQLLAERGLLDGFSSDYMPVSLLHAAFELYKRLHVPLYRAVSTVTSTIASMVKLDDRGVLEPGKKADIIRVRVIDCLPIVRGVWKNGNQVYCSQQD, encoded by the coding sequence ATGGGACGGGAAAAGGTTTTTTTCAATGCGAAGCTCGTTTTGCCGGAGGAGTGTGTAAAAGGGACGCTGGTCATCGAGGGAGGAAAGATAAAATCCGTTGCCGATGAGAAAACCGCCTGCCGCAGTGGGATCGACTGCAAGGGTGATTATCTTTTACCGGGGCTTATAGAAATACACACGGATAATCTCGAAAAACATGCTGTTCCGCGGCCGGGTATTTTTTGGCCGTCCCTGACTGCGAGTATTATCGCCCACGATAACCAGATACTCGGATCGGGAATAACGACGGTACTCGATGCGATCGCCATAGGGTTCGATGATTCTTCGGAATACCGCTTCAGGATACTCGACAAATCGATACAGGGTATTTCACACGCCGGGAAATACGGGATTTTACGGGCCGATCACTTTCTTCATCTCCGGTGTGAACTGCCGAGCTCGACCGTCGCCGATTTATTCGACCGCTATGTCAACGACCCGCTTGTCGCACTGGTTTCAGTGATGGATCATACGCCGGGGCAAAGGCAATGGCGCGATCTTCTCAAATGGAGGATTTTTAACAGGGATAAAAACTGGAGTGATGCAGATGCTCGGGCGGTCATCGAACAGCGTCGCTCGCTTCAAAAACGATATGCCGATAAAAACCGCAGGAGAATACTGGCAGGGGCTCTTGAAAGAAATCTGCCCGTCGCGAGTCATGACGACACGACGAAGCGGGACTGCGTCGAGGCATGTAAAAGCGGGGTCGGCATTTCGGAGTTTCCAACAACGTACGAGGCGGCACTTAAGGCAAAAGAGTTGGGGATGAGGGTCGTTATGGGGGCACCCAACATGGTGCGGGGAGAATCGCATTCGGGAAACATTTCCGCTCAGCTTCTGGCCGAACGCGGGCTTCTCGACGGATTTTCATCGGATTATATGCCCGTCAGCCTGCTGCATGCGGCATTTGAATTGTACAAACGTCTTCACGTTCCCCTGTACAGGGCTGTTTCCACGGTAACGTCAACTATCGCCAGTATGGTGAAACTCGATGACAGAGGCGTTCTGGAACCCGGAAAAAAGGCGGACATTATACGGGTGAGGGTAATCGATTGTCTTCCGATCGTGAGGGGGGTCTGGAAAAACGGAAACCAGGTGTATTGTTCACAGCAGGACTGA
- the phnL gene encoding phosphonate C-P lyase system protein PhnL — MDIHLEVSDLSKVFYMHILGGKKITAFKNISFILKRGKFLGISGKSGYGKSSLIKCIYRNYSVTGGDIFLYDREGGRINLVDISDMEMIQIRKKRLGYVSQFFQTIPRLTTLNVVIEPLIDRGWEREKAVARASELFKLFDISENLWDAYPSTFSGGEKQRINLARTLIDCPEMLLLDEPTASLDQKNRDIILNIIGELKKQHVTMIGIFHNPEELHMLADEVLVLDRNVDGDVKKTVRPETAMKKKFVFQV, encoded by the coding sequence ATGGATATACACCTTGAAGTCAGCGATCTCAGCAAAGTCTTTTATATGCATATCCTCGGCGGAAAGAAAATAACGGCGTTTAAAAATATCAGCTTCATACTGAAGCGCGGTAAATTCCTCGGTATTTCGGGAAAAAGCGGTTATGGAAAATCTTCCCTTATTAAATGTATCTACAGGAATTACAGCGTGACAGGCGGTGATATCTTTTTATACGACCGGGAAGGCGGCAGGATTAATCTCGTCGATATAAGCGATATGGAGATGATCCAGATAAGGAAAAAAAGACTGGGATATGTAAGTCAGTTTTTTCAAACCATTCCCCGGCTCACTACTCTCAATGTCGTCATCGAGCCATTGATCGACCGCGGCTGGGAGAGGGAAAAGGCGGTTGCACGGGCGTCGGAGTTGTTCAAGCTTTTCGATATATCGGAGAACCTCTGGGACGCCTATCCCTCGACATTCAGCGGCGGTGAAAAGCAGCGGATCAACCTGGCAAGAACACTGATCGATTGTCCGGAAATGCTTCTTCTCGACGAGCCGACGGCGAGTCTGGATCAAAAAAACCGGGATATCATATTAAATATCATCGGTGAACTAAAAAAGCAGCATGTGACGATGATCGGGATTTTCCATAATCCGGAGGAGCTTCATATGCTTGCTGATGAAGTGCTTGTCCTCGACCGGAACGTAGACGGCGATGTGAAGAAGACGGTGAGGCCGGAAACGGCGATGAAAAAGAAATTCGTATTTCAGGTGTAA
- a CDS encoding phosphonate C-P lyase system protein PhnG, with translation MMRKETVFDAIMQGDYEDISPLAELLRKRIDYSVIKQPRQELIMFRVEENVEKLDFNVGEVLMTSAEVRVGDSIGYSAVMNLNEEMALDCALLMGVYEEGGSGKDAIEALALGLIKKREEKMRCEREIVSSTRVDFELMAGQDENVSHNNPGEKG, from the coding sequence ATGATGAGAAAGGAAACGGTTTTTGACGCGATCATGCAGGGGGATTATGAGGATATTTCTCCCCTGGCCGAACTGTTGAGGAAACGTATCGATTATTCGGTGATCAAGCAGCCGAGACAGGAATTAATCATGTTCCGGGTTGAAGAAAATGTCGAAAAACTGGATTTTAATGTCGGCGAGGTCCTGATGACAAGCGCCGAGGTCCGGGTGGGGGATTCGATCGGCTATAGTGCCGTAATGAACCTGAATGAAGAAATGGCCCTCGACTGTGCGTTGTTGATGGGTGTGTATGAGGAAGGAGGATCCGGAAAGGACGCCATCGAGGCATTGGCTTTGGGACTGATAAAAAAAAGGGAGGAGAAAATGCGTTGCGAACGCGAGATCGTCAGTTCGACACGGGTCGATTTCGAACTGATGGCGGGACAGGATGAGAATGTGTCGCACAATAATCCGGGGGAGAAAGGGTGA
- a CDS encoding ATP-binding cassette domain-containing protein, with protein sequence MEALLSVRDMKKIYGSGCDNCRGDNPLPGEDNRCPVCGTIVACTDISFDVYRGEVLGIVGESGSGKSTILGCINLAISVTSGNIIFTGTGKRINILEADAQTRRYLQNIHYGIVYQNPYLGLNFGISGEGNVAERLLVAGVTHFGDIQKKVHSLFRRVELPESRYRDLPRYYSGGMQQRVQIAKALVSEPSLLLLDEPTGGLDVSVQARILDLIRSISRELKVAMIMVSHDMQVIRLLCERIIVMKHGRIIEAGLTDRVIDDPCAAYTQTLVHSAIQ encoded by the coding sequence ATGGAAGCTTTGTTATCAGTGCGTGACATGAAAAAAATTTACGGTTCCGGGTGCGACAATTGTCGTGGTGATAATCCGTTGCCGGGGGAGGACAACAGATGCCCTGTTTGCGGAACGATTGTCGCATGTACGGATATTTCCTTTGATGTGTATCGCGGCGAGGTACTCGGTATTGTCGGTGAAAGCGGTTCGGGGAAAAGTACGATACTGGGCTGTATAAATCTCGCGATATCGGTAACGTCGGGCAATATCATTTTTACAGGGACGGGGAAACGGATAAATATCCTCGAAGCCGATGCGCAGACAAGGCGGTATCTGCAAAATATACATTACGGTATTGTTTATCAGAATCCGTATCTGGGTTTGAACTTCGGTATCAGCGGGGAAGGAAATGTCGCGGAAAGGCTTCTCGTTGCAGGCGTTACCCATTTCGGCGACATTCAGAAAAAGGTCCATAGCCTTTTCAGACGTGTGGAACTTCCGGAATCACGGTACAGGGATCTGCCGCGGTATTACAGTGGTGGTATGCAGCAGCGTGTGCAAATTGCCAAAGCCCTTGTCAGCGAACCTTCGCTTCTCCTTCTCGACGAGCCGACGGGCGGGCTGGATGTATCGGTCCAGGCCCGTATTCTCGATCTTATCAGATCCATAAGCCGTGAATTGAAGGTGGCCATGATTATGGTATCACACGATATGCAGGTCATACGGCTTCTGTGCGAACGTATCATTGTCATGAAGCACGGCAGGATTATCGAAGCAGGCCTGACGGACAGGGTTATCGACGATCCGTGTGCCGCATATACACAGACCCTCGTCCATTCCGCAATCCAGTAA
- a CDS encoding alpha-D-ribose 1-methylphosphonate 5-phosphate C-P-lyase PhnJ, whose product MYNFALLDENSKREVRRALLKAIAIPGFQVPFASRELPIFFGWGTGGLQITLSVIGRNEILKVFDQGDDDSVNAVNLKRLIQLTTGVEVTEDSTRATLLQTRHRIPEYRLSPDQILVLQVPMPEPLRKVESREYETARMHAEKDYGKMYVRLYEDVLHHGEITLSSDYPVIVNGRYLMATTPIPRWDVPKLNNAECLYLFGAGREKKIYAIPPYTAVEPLSLEDYSFRVEAFKGKRCVFCGSTESYLNELPSPSGRGQVYACSDSFYCMSRRKKAGE is encoded by the coding sequence ATGTATAATTTCGCGTTGCTTGATGAGAACTCGAAACGGGAAGTAAGGCGCGCCTTGTTGAAGGCCATCGCCATACCCGGCTTTCAGGTGCCGTTTGCCTCCCGTGAACTGCCGATTTTTTTCGGCTGGGGAACGGGAGGGCTTCAGATAACGCTTTCGGTCATCGGGAGGAACGAAATACTGAAAGTGTTCGATCAGGGCGACGATGACAGCGTCAACGCAGTGAACCTGAAGCGGCTTATACAATTGACGACAGGCGTGGAAGTTACGGAAGACAGCACCCGCGCCACGCTTTTACAGACCAGGCACCGGATACCGGAGTACCGGCTATCCCCGGATCAAATTCTGGTCCTTCAGGTGCCGATGCCCGAACCCTTGAGAAAGGTCGAATCGCGTGAATACGAAACTGCGCGAATGCATGCGGAAAAGGACTACGGAAAGATGTACGTCAGGTTATACGAGGATGTCCTTCATCATGGTGAAATCACCCTGAGTTCCGATTATCCTGTTATCGTGAATGGGCGTTATCTTATGGCGACCACACCGATTCCCCGCTGGGATGTTCCAAAACTGAACAATGCCGAATGCCTGTATCTCTTTGGGGCCGGCCGTGAGAAAAAGATATACGCGATTCCACCTTACACCGCGGTCGAGCCGTTGTCCCTCGAAGATTATTCCTTTCGCGTTGAAGCGTTTAAGGGTAAAAGATGTGTTTTTTGCGGGAGTACCGAATCATACCTGAATGAATTACCCTCGCCTTCAGGCCGGGGGCAGGTGTACGCGTGCAGTGATTCCTTTTATTGCATGAGTCGAAGAAAAAAGGCCGGAGAATGA
- a CDS encoding carbon-phosphorus lyase complex subunit PhnI encodes MGYVGVKGGKDAIENSERLVEYYRCKNGGTPIRTDQIRNQMRLLVDKVMSEGSLYSPEIASLALKQTEGDPMEAAYLVRAFRSTVPRVCFSIPARSEEMFCIRRISSSFQNIPWGQLLGPSRDYAQRLIRFDLLEEQTLTVDPPRKPDTSDLYEPVEKVVDYFRKQGLIETPVKDPGQKPYDITRQPMIFPLERSARLQRLARGEDGAILAFGYASMRGWGSVHPTLAEVRVGYLPVKIRHPYWKSEVTIGRVMVSEVESICSFRKQIDEKTGDDKYVFELGYGLVFGQNDRKAIAMSILDRTLCSGDPQSPVEDQEFVLYHIDNMESQGFISHLKLPHYVSFQSALDRIRSMRAKGRRKVDAIEGAADV; translated from the coding sequence TGTAAAAACGGCGGAACCCCGATCCGCACGGATCAGATACGGAATCAGATGCGCCTGCTCGTCGACAAGGTGATGAGTGAGGGATCGCTTTACTCACCCGAAATCGCGTCCCTTGCCTTGAAACAGACGGAGGGCGATCCCATGGAAGCGGCCTATCTTGTAAGGGCCTTCCGCTCGACCGTTCCGAGGGTCTGTTTTTCGATTCCGGCCCGTTCGGAAGAGATGTTCTGTATACGGCGTATTTCCTCATCGTTCCAGAATATTCCATGGGGACAGTTGCTTGGCCCCTCACGTGATTACGCGCAGCGGCTTATCAGGTTTGATCTCCTTGAGGAGCAGACACTCACGGTCGATCCCCCCCGAAAGCCTGATACCTCGGATCTTTATGAACCCGTCGAGAAGGTCGTCGATTACTTCAGAAAACAGGGACTCATAGAAACCCCGGTCAAGGATCCGGGACAGAAGCCCTATGATATCACCCGCCAACCCATGATTTTCCCCCTCGAGCGGTCGGCAAGGCTGCAGCGGCTTGCCCGCGGTGAAGATGGTGCGATTCTCGCTTTCGGTTATGCCAGTATGCGCGGCTGGGGTTCCGTCCATCCCACCCTTGCCGAAGTAAGGGTGGGATATCTGCCCGTCAAGATCCGTCATCCGTACTGGAAAAGCGAGGTGACAATCGGCAGGGTGATGGTCTCCGAGGTCGAATCGATATGCAGTTTCAGGAAACAAATCGATGAAAAAACAGGCGATGATAAATATGTGTTCGAACTGGGGTACGGACTTGTTTTCGGTCAGAATGACCGGAAGGCCATCGCCATGTCGATCCTCGACAGGACATTGTGTTCCGGCGATCCGCAATCCCCGGTCGAAGACCAGGAGTTCGTTCTCTATCATATCGACAATATGGAATCGCAGGGATTCATATCGCACCTCAAGCTTCCCCATTATGTTTCCTTTCAATCCGCGCTCGACCGTATACGAAGCATGCGCGCAAAGGGACGGAGGAAGGTCGACGCAATCGAAGGAGCCGCCGATGTATAA